In a single window of the Dreissena polymorpha isolate Duluth1 chromosome 3, UMN_Dpol_1.0, whole genome shotgun sequence genome:
- the LOC127871505 gene encoding uncharacterized protein LOC127871505 isoform X1, with product MHCFSGDHKMCKERSRVCTYRVTSSYKHLPYGEPLALQESDKKIILGNINKTFDATGLKEVAKLFNTNACESLNASVFHYAPKTSFYARNFAALCHSAVHTRSMGPSKSSMKVAEKVTGKKISLHSMIYNQLKAKDRRREYDSRRKASVRYKIVRFYLRKRHANRALYRDGLYASESMPSTSAADHSYGLKV from the exons atgcattgcttCTCCGGAGATCACAAGATGTGCAAGGAACGCTCACGAGTGTGCACCTATCGAGTGACCAGCTCGTACAAACATTTGCCCTATGGAGAGCCACTAGCACTCCAGGAGAGTGACAAGAAAATTATTTtaggaaacattaataaaacatttgatgccaCGGGGTTGAAAGAAGTGGCAAAGCTCTTTAACACAAATGCTTGTGAGAGCTTAAATGCATCTGTGTTTCATTATGCCCCCAAAACTTCATTCTATGCTAGAAACTTTGCAGCTCTGTGTCATTCTGCAGTTCATACAAGGTCTATGGGGCCCAGCAAATCATCAATGAAGGTGGCAGAAAAGGTGACagggaaaaaaatcagtttacaTAGCATGATATACAACCAACTGAAGGCCAAGGATCGCAGACGGGAATATGACAGCCGCAGGAAGGCCTCAGTGCGGTACAAAATAGTCAGATTCTAC CTTAGAAAGCGGCACGCAAACAGAGCCCTGTACCGGGACGGTCTATATGCCTCTGAAAGTATGCCATCTACAAGTGCTGCTGACCATAGCTATGGACTTAAAGTGTAA
- the LOC127872596 gene encoding uncharacterized protein LOC127872596, with product MLALIKDVHASGCKKPNMKMKVTRAGLCVYICVKCSYCGFNSQTLPMSDTIQTARGPPAGFLNYLVAMPVLKSKIGMDDVATVLTWLNIKAPCKQTFQKKFNDLGQAQTELSDKQLELNQDYVANVMKKAGFEPEVDIQFDVAYTCRPQGGCEKSTQSFGALVEHNTGQKLPLAIAMANKHCRKRYCRHDNCSKTFAAEASIASSERVLLHRSLDKVKDGPLAVRSITTDSGTQSAKAIRDYYELKKQTNHLKKQTATHYKCFVHKLRALERHVRAAKSDIKSIPKKYNKDEYMRKLASCLRCRVRIELEKTAKTELQ from the coding sequence ATGCTGGCACTTATTAAAGATGTACATGCAAGTGGTTGTAAGAAgccaaacatgaaaatgaaagttacACGTGCTGGTCTGTGTGTCTACATCTGTGTAAAATGTAGTTACTGTGGATTTAATTCGCAAACATTGCCAATGTCGGACACAATCCAGACCGCAAGAGGCCCCCCTGCAGGATTTTTGAACTATTTAGTAGCAATGCCAGTGCTAAAATCTAAAATTGGAATGGATGATGTAGCTACTGTATTAACATGGCTTAATATTAAGGCGCCATGCAagcaaacatttcaaaaaaagtttaatgaCTTGGGACAAGCACAAACAGAACTGAGCGACAAACAATTGGAACTAAATCAGGACTATGtcgcaaatgtcatgaaaaaagccGGCTTCGAACCTGAAGTTGACATCCAATTTGACGTCGCCTACACATGTCGACCCCAGGGGGGATGCGAAAAGTCTACACAAAGCTTTGGGGCCCTGGTAGAACACAATACAGGTCAAAAACTCCCACTTGCCATAGCCATGGCCAACAAGCATTGCAGAAAAAGGTACTGCAGGCATGATAACTGCTCAAAAACCTTTGCAGCTGAGGCCTCGATTGCAAGCAGTGAGCGAGTATTACTTCACAGGTCATTGGATAAAGTGAAAGATGGTCCTTTGGCAGTAAGGTCAATAACCACCGACTCTGGTACGCAATCGGCAAAGGCTATACGGGATTACTATGAgcttaaaaagcaaacaaatcaCTTAAAAAAGCAGACGGCCACCCACTACAAGTGCTTTGTTCACAAGCTGAGAGCTCTCGAAAGACATGTGCGTGCCGCAAAGTCAGACATCAAATCCATTCCAAAAAAGTACAACAAAGACGAATACATGCGTAAGCTGGCCAGCTGCCTCCGCTGCCGAGTGCGCATTGAACTGGAAAAGACTGCGAAAACAGAGCTGCAGTGA